In Zingiber officinale cultivar Zhangliang chromosome 6A, Zo_v1.1, whole genome shotgun sequence, a single genomic region encodes these proteins:
- the LOC121995491 gene encoding piriformospora indica-insensitive protein 2-like: MAVGDCCFIALVVSLLRCIVVAGEGVEPSLLILPEREQEAAYRALESVNPSVPWRSLYPDDLCLSGPHGIVCDLFPSSNSGDDESPHIVELNFGYVSEFSNNPPCGPDATLPGTLSSFPFLRKVFFYNCFTSTKVVLSTDFWNLSSAVEEIAFYQNPSLGGSLSNRLAGLSRLSRLIVSGSQISGTITSEVGDLRCMEQLILSRNRLRGEIPRSIGRLGRLKVFDVSGNRIGGAIPSEIGRLVELVKLDISSNRIAGRIPAELGGLSRVELLDLSENRLTGGVPAFLAELKNLREIHLSGNPLGGAIPEVWEKLGGVLGVGMSRLGLVGSVPSSMGVYLGSVTYLALDNNKLEGELSEQFRRMESTAMEINLENNGLRGRVPFSAGFVRRLDGKLRLAGNPDLCLGEEHEAGSRRGAAASYLRRCNKTADPQPVLFTSSGFSPENGSLFYLGVLVVFLVSL; encoded by the coding sequence ATGGCTGTCGGAGATTGCTGCTTCATTGCTCTGGTCGTTTCTCTCCTCCGATGCATTGTCGTCGCCGGAGAGGGAGTGGAACCATCGCTTCTTATCCTTCCAGAGCGAGAGCAGGAGGCGGCCTATCGCGCCCTTGAGTCGGTCAACCCTTCCGTTCCTTGGCGCTCGCTCTACCCCGACGATCTGTGCCTCTCCGGCCCACACGGAATCGTTTGCGACCTGTTTCCATCCTCCAACTCCGGCGACGACGAATCCCCACACATCGTCGAGCTCAACTTTGGTTACGTCTCGGAGTTCTCCAACAACCCACCGTGCGGTCCGGACGCCACTCTCCCGGGAACCCTCTCCTCCTTCCCTTTCCTTCGAAAGGTATTCTTCTACAACTGCTTTACGTCCACGAAAGTCGTCCTCTCCACCGACTTCTGGAATCTGTCTTCCGCCGTCGAGGAGATCGCCTTCTACCAGAACCCTTCCCTCGGCGGCAGTCTCAGCAATCGGCTCGCCGGCCTTTCTCGCCTGAGCCGCCTCATCGTTTCGGGCTCGCAGATATCCGGGACTATTACTTCCGAGGTAGGAGACCTCCGCTGCATGGAGCAGCTGATCCTTTCCCGGAACCGCCTCCGAGGCGAGATTCCTCGCTCCATCGGACGACTCGGCCGCCTCAAAGTGTTTGATGTAAGCGGGAACCGCATCGGCGGAGCGATCCCATCCGAGATCGGTAGACTGGTGGAGCTGGTCAAGCTGGACATCTCCTCCAATAGGATCGCCGGTCGGATTCCGGCCGAGCTCGGTGGGCTTAGCAGAGTGGAACTTCTGGATCTGAGCGAGAACCGACTCACCGGCGGCGTGCCGGCATTTCTGGCGGAGCTGAAAAATTTACGAGAGATTCACCTGAGCGGAAACCCGCTCGGAGGCGCCATCCCGGAGGTATGGGAGAAGCTTGGAGGTGTCCTGGGCGTCGGGATGTCGCGGCTGGGTCTTGTAGGCAGCGTTCCTTCATCGATGGGAGTATACTTGGGAAGCGTGACCTACCTGGCGTTGGACAACAACAAACTCGAAGGGGAGCTCTCGGAACAATTCCGGCGGATGGAGAGCACGGCCATGGAAATCAACCTGGAGAACAACGGGCTACGTGGCCGCGTTCCGTTTTCTGCCGGTTTCGTCCGCCGCCTCGACGGCAAGCTGAGGCTGGCCGGTAATCCGGATCTGTGCCTCGGCGAGGAGCACGAAGCAGGCAGCCGCCGCGGAGCCGCCGCTAGTTACCTGAGGCGCTGCAACAAGACGGCCGATCCGCAGCCGGTGCTCTTCACTTCCAGCGGTTTCTCGCCGGAGAACGGTTCGCTCTTTTACCTCGGCGTCCTGGTAGTTTTCCTCGTGTCCCTGTAG
- the LOC121994565 gene encoding rab GTPase-activating protein 22-like, translated as MFSCCRSVPEDWGEPEEFYPIRPDCRDEVLASRFKPTPGKTLSGRRWRSSFSEEGHLDIARVLRRIQRGGVHPTIKGEAWEFLLGCYDPKSTFDDRTQLRESRRSKYEELKSKCKEMDDSVGSGRVIMTPVITEDGKPIEGTPNASEEHAVLDKEVIQWKLSLHQIGLDVNRTDQALVHYENLQNQAKLWDILAVYSWVDKEIGYCQGMTDLCSPITILIENEADAFWCFEHLMRRVRGNFKSSSTSIGVRSQLTLLSSIIKTVDPQLHEHIESLDGGEYLFAFRMLMVVFRREFSFADSLYLWELIWAMEYNPLLFSSYESNTPLDAPKDGVMAKKDLMRYGKFERAYVKVGRTEQQGTLSIFLVASVLEGKNKRLLQEAKGLDDVVQILNDITATLNAKKACDEALKLHSRYLNMAKT; from the exons ATGTTCAGCTGTTGTAGATCGGTTCCGGAGGATTGGGGCGAACCCGAGGAGTTCTACCCTATCAGGCCAGATTGCCGCGATGAGGTTCTCGCTTCTCGTTTCAAGCCCACT CCCGGAAAAACGCTTAGTGGAAGACGGTGGCGTTCTTCGTTCTCAGAAGAGGGACATTTGGACATTGCAAGAGTTCTTAGGAGGATACAAAGAGGG GGAGTTCATCCGACAATAAAAGGAGAAGCTTGGGAGTTTCTACTTGGTTGTTATGACCCCAAAAGTACCTTTGATGACCGCACGCAATTAAGAGAGAGTCGAAG ATCAAAATATGAGGAACTGAAGTCAAAATGCAAAGAGATGGATGATTCAGTTGGCAGTGGTCGAGTGATAATGACACCAGTAATCACAGAAGACGGTAAACCTATTGAGGGTACTCCAAATGCATCAGAAGAACATGCAGTTTTGGACAAAGAAGTAATCCAATGGAAGCTTAGCTTACACCAAATCG GTTTGGATGTCAATAGGACAGACCAAGCACTTGTCCACTATGAGAACCTACAAAATCAAGCCAAGTTGTGGGATATTCTGGCTGTTTATTCGTGGGTGGACAAGGAGATTGGCTACTGCCAAG GAATGACTGATCTTTGTTCACCGATAACAATTCTCATCGAAAATGAGGCAGATGCCTTTTGGTGCTTCGAACATCTTATGCGTAGAGTT AGAGGAAATTTCAAAAGCTCATCCACTAGTATTGGAGTTAGGTCTCAACTGACTCTACTATCATCTATCATAAAAACTGTTGATCCACAGCTCCACGAGCACATCG AGAGTCTTGACGGAGGGGAGTATTTATTCGCCTTTCGGATGTTGATGGTTGTTTTTAGGCGAGAATTTTCATTTGCCGATTCGTTGTACCTTTGGGAG TTGATCTGGGCAATGGAATACAACCCACTTCTCTTCTCCAGCTACGAATCGAACACCCCTTTGGATGCACCAAAAGATGGCGTAATGGCGAAAAAAGATCTAATGCGGTATGGAAAGTTTGAGAGGGCTTATGTGAAGGTGGGTCGGACCGAACAACAAGGTACTCTTTCCATATTTCTTGTTGCAAGTGTTCTCGAGGGGAAGAACAAGAGACTACTACAGGAGGCTAAAGGCCTTGATGATGTCGTGCAG ATTCTCAACGACATAACCGCAACCTTGAACGCAAAGAAAGCCTGCGACGAAGCATTGAAACTCCATTCAAGATACTTGAACATG GCAAAGACATAG